In the Silene latifolia isolate original U9 population chromosome 1, ASM4854445v1, whole genome shotgun sequence genome, AATTGTGGGATGAGTTCATTGTAAGTTAAATGATGTAATAGGTAGGATTATTCTCAGTTAAACGTTAGttgggattaatatgagaagagtgGACTTAGGTTGGAATATTCTTGTGAAATAACCAAACTAAATTGAGATGAGCTGAAATTATGCCCAAAAGATATAGCCATAGTATCACATGTGGATATAAAACAAATACTCCCTTCTATACACTCATTTCTTCCCCTTccattttgcacaagaaataagaaaataattttggaccacacaaaacactcttCCCCACATATAATTGattttagaccacacaaaaccttccaaaaaaggaaagagagaagaaaattcgACTACCATGAAAACGGAAAGAGGGAGAAAAATGAGTGAATATGAGGGAATATATTGTTTCTTATATACAAAAGTGGtataatatttgacccgtcttatgaTTATGACTGATAGTGTTgtcttaaatgaaaatttgtgcaTTTTGTTATTATGGCGATTAGTATGCTCATTATAAAATTGTTCGATTGAATATTATAGCAACCTCACAATGCCGGATTCGAAATCATTTTCATAAGATGTTTGTACATTCAAACTAAATTTTATTTGTAGCTAAAGTTTAAAACTTTTTAATTCATATTAATTATATatgcccgtgcaattttgcaccgGTTTTAAGCTAGTATGTTATTATACATTATACGTTCCAAGTTGCGAATGACTATTGAATAATTATAGCTTTTGAACATAAAATCTTGAAGTTAGAATATGTGTCAATGTAACCGAGTTCAAGCAAACACAATGTAAATCTCCACATATAGATAACAAccattggtctcccttgtgacggattaccatttgtggcggatattttgtgagaaaaatggtaataaaatgggttagtggagaaagaggACCACATGAAtaatgttgcagagagagaaaaagtgggtacattgtgaggtaaaatagtatccgtcacaagcttttgacggatatgtcatgtcttcaatgagaatttgtgcaacAACAATATATAGTCAAGTCTAATCATATGTAGGAATTGTTCCATGATGGAATATGGTTGTAAATTCTTGATATTTATCCTAATCAAACTTTAAGTAGCTCTTAAAtacatattttatttttgtttttagaatttagtagtttaataaagttACTATTGATTGATCATATAGGGCCCCATTTTAAACATTTGCACATGGGCCCTAAAATCTCGAAGACGGCCCTAGCTATTATTCGTTTTGCATCGGCACCACACGGTCGGCTAATCGCACTAGATATGTAGAAAAGTTATGACGAATCTTATGCATGAAACTTCATTAGCTTACCAAAGTGACACCGCCAACTTGGAGTTATGGATATAAGATCAAATGGGGATGTTATAAGTTAATTTCGATTAACCTAGTTTCCTTACCttatcaaaaataaaaataaataaataaataaataaaaaaaaattgggaGAAGTGAAACACATCACATTGAGGAAAATCTGAAAGTAATCAACGCTATCATCATTTATCTTCCAAGGCAATAATGAATTGTTCAGCTTCACATGACGACACAAAGAAACGCTGAAAAACTGCTGACTGTCCAAGATCAATTTCAAGATTAATGGATGTCGTTCCATAAAAATCAAAAGTAAGTCTCTCATTAATCAAAGAAATTAAGAAGTATTGCAAAGGCGGACATTGATCTCGGACATCAATGAGCAATTTTTGATTTCTTATCCCTCCATTACTTCTCATACAAGTTTAGGCTAATCAACATAAATATACAGCAACAAACCTGAAGCGGCATCTAGTGGAAGATTAGCCCTGTACATGGAATAGGCTTTACGCAGCCAGCAGGGTGCAGCACCATTTTTAGCACAACAAACAATCAACACATGAAACCTGAAAGAACTTTAATAGAAATCTTGAGTGACATACAGGAACCATTGAAACAGAACATAAGAGCTTGTTAATTAAGGAAATCCATTGTCAAGTGTTTGTGTTCCCCTACACAGAGATAGCTAAACGCCTAAACCACATGAGCAATGAACTTGTGCACCATTTTTCTCAGGAAGGTTAGGTGGACATATTATCATCAACAAAGACGGTTACCCTAACCCATCTTTCATGAAGTCAGAATTCCTTTTCAGTACCTACCAAGAACAAGGATAATTTCAATTCTCATCAATTACACTAAAcattactccctccaatccactgGAAACACACCATTTCATATTGGCACGGTATTAAAGTGAGGGTTATTGGAAGGAGTTTACTAAAATACCCCTCCCACAAACTCACAAACCCTCATTATCATCCCACCCCATCACCGAGCAGTCCACGCCTGACCCCACCGCACCTCACCATGATGCCTTGGCGCCGTCGACCACCCCAACCGCCGCTGTTTTCCTCGCACCATCGAGAACCTCCAGCACCATACTTAAACACCACCAATCAACCAAAAACAACCCTACCCTCTTACTTCTATGGCCCATCACCAACCTGATCGTAGAAGGCCAGGGAAGTAGATCTAGGTCGGGAAGTGGTTGTTGGAGCCTTTAAGAGTTGTGTAACTTGTGTCCATTGTGGGTGGTCGAAAAGGAGTCAGGTAGTTGTGCTTTGTCGGCAAGAGGAGATTTGTGGTGGCCGAAATGTGGCATATCTGGTGGGCAGTGGCAGGTTTGGTTAAGGATGGGTGGTTGTTGTGAGGTGAGCTAGGGTGCGAGTTTTGTGGTGGAGTTGAGCGGCGGTTAATTTGGGAGGTGAGTGGAGGTAGGTGGTGGATTCATGCTGGTAAAGTGATGGTGGTGTAGTGCGGTGCTCGTGTCGGTGATGGAGCATGGGTGGAAATAGGTTCAGATGGGGGAGTATCAAGTTGAGGGTATACTTTTGCCAGATAAGGAAACCGTGCATTCCCTGTGAATGAGCAGCAAAAGGAAAACAGTGTTTTTCTAAAGAAGGGGAGGGAGTACATCTCTAATGTAACATAGTGGCTGATCAACACAATTGCCACTTCAATCATTTAACAATAATCTCTTCTAATTTAAATACAAGGTTAAAGATGCTTACTCTGCCATTAACAGAAGCTTCTGAATCATTGTCAAAGTGTTCTACACCAAACGTCTTCTGAATCATTGCCACAGAAAACTGCACCCTTTTTCAACATGTCCATTGGTGACATAAAATGTTCACTTGACACGTTGTCTATACTCTATATAAATAGACTTGTCTTTAATTTCCTTTAAATTCCTTCAAAACTATCAAATCAAGTAAAATTACCACCTATGCAGCTCTCTTAAGTAAGCATCACTGTCCTGTTCCTTCCTATACATCCCTTCCAAAATTCATAGAAAGCAACAGGTAAGGAGAATTCATCAAAATCCCAACACAACCATTGACAGCATTTTTACTATCCTATACAAAATGGGTAAAGTACATCAGAGACCCCATCTTTCAACATGGTCAATTGAACATTGTAATCAATAGCAAGGCTCAGCAGGTCTTACATATGCTACCACGCTATTAAATCAAGGCCACAACACCTAATAAACTTTAGCGACAGGAATTTAAAAGATTGAATTGCTACGAAACTCTGGAAGATCACCTAATTTAATGAAACAACCGGCGGAGGTGTATATAAGCTTCCTAGTTCCAAAGTCAAAACAGGAAGTTTCCAGTTTCCACGACACAGCATTTAAATACTTACAAGGTTCATAACAATCACCCTAAAGTTATCATATCTATCAACCCTGCCTTCAATAATCACTGGGTTAAGATGGATGCACTCTAATTCACACTAAAAATCTACCAAAAATGCTCCATGGTGAAATTCCGGATCATCAACATGACCTAAAACATAGACAATGAAGAATTGGTCTGATAAAATCAGAGAAAATACTATTTTGCGAATCCTTAAACTTTGAAAATGAATCTCCAAATATACGCATCCTTACTCCAAATTACAGCGCCTAGTAGAAATGAAATCATGCCTTGAGGTTTATTGTGGAAAAGAGGCTCAATGATAGCGCAGTTAGAAGGATGTGACAGTCACTTGCTCAAGCTCAGTTCATGAGTTCATTCACAACATGACACAGTCTAAAAACACAATGATTCGCAATATAAAAGCACACAATCAATCCATGCATCCATGAAACAGTGTCCTTGTAAAAATGAACATACTTACATGTACTCCACCAACAGCACAGCAATTGCCATGTATCCATATCAAAGCAGCAAAATCTCACACCATTGGTCATTAACTGAGTTTAGGTCAAGGTAAATGCATCAGTGGCACAAAATGAATTTATGATAAAGCTAAGTGCGCATTctttttttggttaaaaggaACATATATAAAAGTTAAGCAAGTCTTACAAATAAGCTACCACTACACAGTCTTACAAGCTAAGGCAACAAAAACAGTCCAGTTGCCTAGCGAAACACAGCAAAAAACAGCTACACAAACACGACAAGAAAGGTTTAACATATATAATCAATCAACAAAACATGGTATAGAAGGGATAGGAAGCGAATATCAGAAAAGCTACCATCTATGGACCACAACTCTAAAAGAAGGTCAAACAAAAGATCGTGGTAACGAGGGATCTCTGCTCAAAAAAACTGAGTCAAAGACGGTCACTCTACAATGAAAATTATTAACAATTTAAACTTGTAATcagttttaaaacaaaaatcagcACTGTAGTGCCTCACAGAAAAAATATTAACCAGAGTTTCATGACTCAGGTTCAGAAGGCTAATCCTAACGCAAATTATCCCCTGCTATTAACAAATTTCATTTGCAAACTACATTATCAGATTTCTTCAACTGGatggtttacaccaaaaaaaatcaGATTTCTTCACCGAGTTTAAGGTGGGTTGCATCCTTTAAACATGAACCCATTCCCTAATGAACCCATTCCCTAAACACAATTCAACATTGGACTGTGAAACACTAGTACTAACAAAGTGAACTCCGCTATGTCGGGACCTAAAATCAAGGAATAGGAACAACTTATGTTGCTCGGACTCTTCCTATTATTACCTTGCTTACATGTGCGACACTTGAaacttcattttagaccaaaaacatgatttttttttaataaaatagcTGAATCCGACACTTGGACACGCACCGGTGTCAGAGACAAGTATACTGCATAATTAAAGTAACAATCAACTGCTAAGATCCACCTAATGTTAAATGTTGCAATGATCTCACATGTCACGGAATCGGAAAAGGTGTTTCAGGTTGTTCACCCACACCCAATGTAAGAGCTCACACATGTAGAGGGAGATAcgaataaacataattaataagaTGTAAGAGAGCAGCCAAGTCGTGAGTCTTGACGACCTAAAAAAACACACTATAAGCATTTAATGGCAAAAGCAGTAATAAAAATATGTATTTAAGtgaataaaaaacaaacaaaatcactGGGTATGGAAAAATTGGGTTGCCAAATCAGTATAGCAGAGCTTTGTATGGACCTCATCTCCAATCTCCAAAGGGAAGTAAATCAATAAAACAACTTCATAAAGGATATCTCAGCAGTCTGCTCAGAACAAAGACCCAAAGACAATCAATCAATCATTATCTAATATCAAGCTCCGAACAAAGCGGGGTTAAAGTAATCCGGGGAAAAAAATGCTTCGAatggaggaaaaaaaaaaaaaaaaaaaagtgcatcATGAATCACATCAACTTAAAATACACAACCCCTTCAAAAAGGCAAAAGAGATGTGGTAACACCAATCTCCAAATGTGTGTTTGGATAAAATTTTAGGAGGACAAGGGATAGAGGGCGATtgagggaaaggaaagggagggaaGGGGAGGTGGAATGGGGTGAGTGGATGGATTTTCCTTCCAAATCGTTCCCATCTTGAAgagattttaattttaattagacACAGATGAGCGAGAATGGTTACCTCCATTTCCCTCCCCTTCATTCTCCTACTCCCCACACCCCCAATCCCTTTCTCTCAAAATCCCCTATCCAAACAAGCTCTAACTATAACAAGAATGAGGAATGTAATCATCAGCTTCATTGCATACTACTATGGAACTGGCGGTAATTTCATACAACTTCCGTAGTTCGTTGTATTAATACGCTATTGGTTGGAAACAAAGGATTAACGTAAACAAGATATAAATATCATTTAACATGATGGCAAAAAGTACCGGTCCAGTAACAAATATCCATCAAACAATTCATGCACATACCAAACAAGGAAAAGTAACCAAAGAAAACATCAAAACCAACTAAAGAACACATTGATTGATCGAAAGTACCAAAAAAATGGCACACATTTGAACAATTCCTGATAAAAGAGAAGCGATTACAAAAGCAGTCAATAGCAAAACATCTGAAACCTTCCTTCCTAAAAGCATCTTTGTTTCCCTTATCTAACTGATACTATTTCAAAAACCAATGTAATTCACCTAAAAGTCTTGCATCCAACACCCAGGTCACAATTCTTccaaaaacgaaacaaaacattAGTCCGAAACCAATATTAGCAGAGAGCAAAAAAACTACTTATTCACCACTCTTTACTTGTCACCCTACCAATGAAATGGTTAAAATTCCGACTCCCAAAATTCTGACCTACGATTATTAAATCTCACCTTGCCTTTTTCATCGTTCGCAAACACTTCCTCCCTCGGCATCATCCACTACTTCCCTCTCCAATTCGACAACTCCGCCAATTTTGTCATCCTCCTTAACCTCCACCTTGGTTTTGACCAACAAATCACAAAAGAAATTGGTCATAACACTCTCATACCCCGGCATTTTCGCATACCCTGGAAAATAATTGATATCAATGACAAGATACCGATTTCCAGCCCTAGAATCCCTAATAACatcaaaattaaacaaattaagCTTCAAAGCCTCCCTCAAACCCCTAGCAATATCCATAACAAACTTCTGAGGCGGCATTTCGTAATCATCCAATTGCATCAGCTTATAATACTTTTCATCAGTCCTCTCATTCGTAGCAAGATTCGACACCTGCGAAAACGTCACTAAACCTCCTAAACTCTCAAGTTTCTCCTCGGCAACATCCGGTAACGACTTCCTCTTGACACATTTCACATATTCACCTGCAACATAAACCTTGAATATAACTCCACCATGATTAACAAACTCCTGTAGCACAATCGGCGGCTTTAGGTTAATTAATCCTCCGTGATTATACACTAACGACATTTTATGCGACTTTGCACTACCGTCTGCAACCAACGGCTTCGCAATCACCGGGAACTTCAATCCTTCCCAGGACCTCGAGTCACGAAGCGTCTCGACGTCGTAAATCACAATTTGATTCGGTATTCCGAATGTCGCCACCGCCACATCGCTCACCGTTTTCGCCTTCAATTCTGAAACAACCTGTAACATTGAAATACGATTATGTAAGCGCTCAATTGATTCCGGCGCGTCAACAATGacagaattagggtttcggtactTAAAATCGACGAGCTGTTTCTTCCAATCGTCACCGTACAATTTGTGAAGAACGCAATCGAACGGTCCTTGTTCGATCAACGGTTTCTCAGTATCAATTTTGATCAAATCAATGGAACGATCACGAGCGAGCGAAATTAGGGATTCTCGTATGAAGCTTTGTTGTTTCTTGGGAGCTAACGCGTATCCGATCCGAATCATCTTAGGGTTTGGATCTTCGGCCATGGGAACGACGTCGTATGGGTGTATTTGGGTTAGGTTTAGACAATGTAGGGTGTGGTGGGGTGTAGGGTAAAAATGGTGAgaggtttttagggttttgtttgaTTGATTTATGGATGTAGTTTGGGGAAAACGGAGAGGGGAAGAGAGGAAGTACAAGCGGTTGGGATTTGGGAAGGTGAAAGGGGTTAAATAAGTGGGAGGTTAGTTAACTAGGGTTAGGGAGAGCACGAACGGTTACCTAAGGCGGTTTTAGCAGATTTAGTGTGTGTTTGGCCTAActtgtaaaagtgtttttggacGTAAAAACACTTTTCGGCCAAACACAACattttttaaaagttaaaagAAATTTCTCAAAAGTTAAAAATCTATGTTTTTGCCCATAGAAATAGAAGCAACAATTTGATGTttctgcttttgaaaaacacttttagaaaattaagcttgaaaaacaaaaactcatttttgaaAAGTGAGGCCAAACATGCTCTAATTGTAAAACGGAATTTTTTTCTCTCAGTGAAgaaaaaagaggaaagaaaaaaaCGGGCTTAATTCTTTAACGTGAAATTAGACACAAGTTCTGAACCCAATTCGTATGTCTACCACACGAGCCATGGACTAGCACGAAATAAAACTATTCTTTTGAGTTAAATCAAACTAAttgaattgattgagttgaaGCACGCTAAACTGAAATAAAGTGTGCTGATGTTTAGCCTTGATGATGTAAAATAACTTTTTCTTTTTAAAATGAGTTTATTCACAAGTTACCTTTCGGAAAAATTTCAGTTGTTTGGCCAAACTTTTGTAAAAACgtttttttaataaatatttatgtttggcctaactactttTTTGGACTTTTTAGGCAATAGAatgaaaagtagaagtagaagtaaaaCTACTTTTAGGGGTTAGTTATCAACTTTTGGCTTTTTAAAAACACGTTTAATCCTCCCTAATTTATAGTGTTTGGCCTAGTTTCTACTTTTGCAATTGCAAAAGCACTTTTAAAGCTAGGCTAAACTGGCCTGAATTGAAGTTTTTTAAAATGAATAGAGTTGAAATAAACTTAAATGAAAATAGTTGAAATTAAGTCGAAAAAAATAAGGCCTAATTCATGCTTCATTTTGGTGTAAAATGGTCGTATAAGGCTAAGTGGGGAGATGGAGTGTAGTTAGTCAGGATGAGTGGATGTTTTGATAAGTGTTGTTggatcagttttttttttttttttgtgggtttTAATCGGTGGAAAATTGTCGTTACCTGGTGCCTAGTGGTACTTAgagatggcaatgggtagggtctgggtgaggtccgcctagacccggacccgacccgagatttttcctttggacccgtacccgacccagacccgcaagggtctaaaatttgaggacccatacccggaccctatgggtaagggtagggtctgggtctacccgcggTCCGAGTTTCGGCCACTTTAATAACAGGATTAACagctatggggtctataatatttaaaaaaaaattcatactactttaacattatgagtttattaatctctattgtacactaccaaatccaatatacatatcaaagagattaagaaagacaaagaagacctaaattaattttatgtccaaatacatgtgaaagaatcaaactggGAACCCAAAAATCAATACCGTACTTGATAGCCGTCTCCATCTGACCGTCGCtggctgccgttaatggtggttgtcggtgtccgcctattagagaggtggttgtcagtcgcgtatcagtgctgtggtggtcgttttcttgtgtcagtggtgaagtggtggtattgtcagaagagttggttcggttttatcactttatgggatgagggaagagaaatagactttagttgggtttctacggtctgccagtatgaattcagaaaagttgtgatttttttttttttttaataaagggtctaagggtcgggtatgggtctcatcacttagacccggacccggacccgaaatatttttttaagacccatacccgacccatacccattgggtctgaaaaaatgagacccatacccgacccattagggtccgaccctcagggtctgggttgggtccccgacccactgccatccctagtgGTACTCGTTCTACTCAATCATTGTCATtcacaataataaaatacatactaCGTTACAATCACTTCTTTCTAAAAGTTATCGTGATATATTTACCGAGTAGTAAATTAAATACGGTATATTTGAAGATGGGAGAAGGAAAGGTGATAAACAAATACGACTCCTGAGTTCGATCCATCCAATATTCACAAGCCAAAACATGTCGTTAATACGCAATGAAGGTACGAAATATGGTACCCATGAGTCATGACGATATACGTTGCAATTGTGGGAATTTTATGTACAAAGGATCTAAGTTCAACCTGGCTAGGGTGATTGTTTCTGAAACATATTGATCAAAAATTGACTGATCTGAGAATGAAAATAGTTCCGAGGATGAAACTCTGATTAGATCGTGTACGCTCTACGGTGATGTGATACATAGGCATACTATATTATGGTGTCTTTAAATGTCATCAAGAAATGTTGATTTTCTGTCGAAACAAGCTTACTCTGATCTGATCTACATCTTTCTGGCTAGTTTACTAGTTATGTTTTGTGTGAATGATAAAGTAGTTGTAATGTTTATGCACTTAATTATAATCAAATTACATCAGCTGCTTTTGTTACATAAAAGTTTGCAAGGAAGATAAAATAAACAGCAATACGTTACAAATTTACCATCATTTAGTATTATTAGTTCGCCCTACTAAAATTCTTCCATCCCGTAACTTCAAATCCTGATTTCGCCACTAAACATGATAGGGTAGAATAAGGCTTAGGGCATGGTAGGGCAAGCAACTCTACCAGTAAACATGGTCTTAGACCTTGATAAGGCAAAATCAggaagtttattattattattattattattattttattttattttatgggaagatgcgcgcagctttcattaaaataaaagtaaaagtttacatgaaattggtggggagccgagagacaatctgggctcccacacccttagcaatagcaaagctaagcctagtaaaaatgtaagcggctacccgagcccccgtatcctgagataccgagaatttctggatccgcttgagcaaagcaacagcatccgaacccagctccccaagggaagagaaagagaaaggtatgaaaccataacccgctaccgcgcacaaatacttagcacactttcgctgagcaaagatcggcgacaacccgGCCCGACACAAAATCACAACCCggtcgagtcaaaggtgaagaacccgtcggtcgaagcacacatcacgccccatgtcccaagaataaagcaataaatccgcaggacgaagagagccaccatgcccatcaaccaaaccgatatcaacctccttccccgcagtaataccagatctatagcagatgtcgaaaagagtgtcccggacaaggttatgccgatgtttaacgcccacaagacaAAGAGATcaagaaacaacgtggtccccaaaaacatcctcggCAAAAAAACTCGAGAGCAAGCGggacggggcctagataccgcgaataacggaacacccggacgataccccaaagacactacggtaagtcctcccgttcatagtccgcccacccgagataggaaccgcacgtaaccaatcggaggagtgagaacctgcTTTGAGACCGCCATAAAGCggtggcgtggtgtcaaagagaaaacagactacgAGGTAGCAAAGAActgtcgtgaaataaatgtctcgccaatttcttcataagtttgggggcaaagaatctcactagggtgacctaatataccAGAACACCCGTAGTCGCAGATAAAcactgcgcggcatcatcaaaagcagggccgcGGCTACAATACCGGAAGGGCCGATGAGCTTAGCCCGCAAACCAAAGacgcaagcgggacgcaataaaagcataaaataaaacatctcccgccgcatagacaccaagaccaccaagatgaaaagggaatgtagcaaggcgccactgccaatccccaaaactcggccctgacgcggtgacaatacgttccaagctagaacgaagagcggtatcaaaaggaagatggacagacccaaaaacagtaggggagcaagtacgaagggagaagtagagcttagagataccagtacaagctcgaagaagaagcaactcacattgcgggtcctcaatactcgcaaccaagtccattagctcaatggtcttagttactctcttcgccacaatctcactgctaaaaccaggacaagtactgacatgtcctcccaaaactgtaacaccacgcaatggtcgagaaatagaagtgggggaAAACCCCCGGAAGCCGactccgtggatcctcaacaggccaaaagacctccgtcttggagacattaagatgcaatccaaaacgagggccatccaacctaatcaagtccaaaaccttccccacctccaaagtatcacccacgatggtgtcatcatctaagtaccatgcctgtaaagtgaggtcaaaagtgtcccggatcttgcaaaccaagggatgcaaaaccaacgcgaaaagcaaaggccccaacggatcaccctgctgaacaccctgacaagaccacaagcagtgctccccataaaaaagacgggccgggctggaataacaaaactccacccaacgggagagagccgagcaacgacggcggacctcctgaagcatggtcgaacggtcaacaaggttgaacgcattctggaaatcaaccagcagcaTAGAAAGCCCCACTCGAGCCCCctgagcctcaatgagccggttcaaggcatgcaagatagcctctcctccacgggacacacccaccccgaactgaagcccatcaaaataagaagataaagacggaccaaccatagaagcaccaaccttagagacaagccgtctccagaccgtactAACAAAGAATgggacgaactccaccacccggtttaacgagtggcgtgagGGGCgccggcaatgtactcacccagaggaagaggacatcggccctcaagaaaaaaattaaccaccctagtaatagaagtgatcaaatcatcggagatagccacaaagcgcgccactcaaacaatccataaggt is a window encoding:
- the LOC141608308 gene encoding inositol-tetrakisphosphate 1-kinase 1, with the protein product MAEDPNPKMIRIGYALAPKKQQSFIRESLISLARDRSIDLIKIDTEKPLIEQGPFDCVLHKLYGDDWKKQLVDFKYRNPNSVIVDAPESIERLHNRISMLQVVSELKAKTVSDVAVATFGIPNQIVIYDVETLRDSRSWEGLKFPVIAKPLVADGSAKSHKMSLVYNHGGLINLKPPIVLQEFVNHGGVIFKVYVAGEYVKCVKRKSLPDVAEEKLESLGGLVTFSQVSNLATNERTDEKYYKLMQLDDYEMPPQKFVMDIARGLREALKLNLFNFDVIRDSRAGNRYLVIDINYFPGYAKMPGYESVMTNFFCDLLVKTKVEVKEDDKIGGVVELEREVVDDAEGGSVCER